In Geoalkalibacter sp., a single genomic region encodes these proteins:
- a CDS encoding Na+/H+ antiporter subunit E, whose product MARLITFVILFLFWIMLSGMFDAFHLSLGVLSCALVAWLSSDLLFVGGKLPKSLRSLIGMALYLPWLFWQIVVANVQVAAIVLHPRMLERINPRIIRFRTRLKTPFARVTFGQSITLTPGTITVNIDEDEFTVYALTDASASGLPGEMERRVAAALEGEKA is encoded by the coding sequence ATGGCCCGGTTGATCACCTTTGTCATCCTCTTTTTGTTCTGGATCATGCTCTCGGGGATGTTCGATGCCTTTCATCTGTCCCTGGGAGTCTTGTCCTGCGCTCTCGTCGCCTGGCTGTCGAGCGATCTGCTGTTTGTCGGCGGCAAGCTGCCGAAGAGCTTGCGCAGTCTGATCGGCATGGCTCTCTATCTGCCCTGGCTGTTCTGGCAGATCGTGGTGGCCAATGTGCAGGTGGCGGCCATCGTCCTGCACCCGCGCATGCTCGAGCGCATCAACCCGCGCATCATCCGCTTTCGCACCCGTCTCAAGACGCCCTTCGCGCGGGTCACCTTCGGCCAGTCCATCACCCTGACGCCCGGCACCATCACCGTCAATATCGATGAGGATGAATTCACCGTCTACGCCCTGACGGACGCCTCGGCCTCGGGTCTGCCCGGCGAGATGGAGCGCCGCGTGGCGGCGGCCCTGGAAGGGGAGAAGGCCTGA
- a CDS encoding monovalent cation/H+ antiporter complex subunit F, whose protein sequence is MDTVFLYSAIALTLLILASLYRVVGGPTVLDRIVGVNVVGAKTTVLLLLIGLIYGEVAMFVDIALAYALLNFIATLGATKFFLRRRSVRLEDEQAPTKEVP, encoded by the coding sequence ATGGACACGGTATTCCTCTATTCGGCGATCGCCCTGACCCTGCTCATCCTGGCAAGTCTCTACCGCGTGGTGGGCGGACCGACGGTGCTCGATCGCATCGTCGGGGTCAACGTGGTCGGCGCCAAGACCACGGTGCTGCTGCTGCTCATCGGCCTGATCTACGGCGAAGTCGCCATGTTCGTCGACATCGCCCTGGCCTATGCCCTGCTCAACTTCATCGCGACCCTCGGGGCGACCAAGTTCTTTCTGCGCCGGCGCAGCGTGCGCCTCGAGGACGAACAGGCGCCGACCAAGGAGGTGCCCTGA
- the mnhG gene encoding monovalent cation/H(+) antiporter subunit G yields the protein MLSFLVALVLVAALFFFAVGTLGILRFPDFYTRLHAAGKCDTLASMLALFAVALFNLQDLTFAELLVSLKILAIAGFVFIASPTACHAITRAALVLGVEPWERREGKK from the coding sequence ATGCTGTCTTTTCTCGTCGCCCTGGTGCTGGTGGCGGCCCTGTTCTTTTTCGCCGTGGGCACCCTGGGCATCCTGCGTTTTCCCGATTTTTACACGCGCCTGCACGCCGCCGGCAAATGCGACACCCTGGCGAGCATGCTCGCCCTGTTTGCCGTGGCCCTGTTCAACCTTCAGGATCTGACCTTTGCCGAGTTGCTGGTGAGTCTCAAAATTCTCGCCATCGCCGGTTTCGTCTTCATCGCCAGCCCCACCGCCTGCCACGCGATCACCCGGGCCGCGCTGGTGCTGGGCGTTGAACCCTGGGAGCGTCGGGAGGGCAAGAAATGA
- a CDS encoding Na(+)/H(+) antiporter subunit B encodes MIWQLDLLILTLLVICAIGAITVRDLLSATMIFGAYSFLMCLLWAEMGAVDVAFTEATVGAGVSTILFIAAILRTSRRSKD; translated from the coding sequence ATGATCTGGCAACTCGACCTGCTGATTCTCACCTTGCTGGTGATCTGCGCCATCGGCGCCATCACCGTGCGCGATCTGCTCAGCGCCACCATGATTTTCGGCGCCTACAGTTTTCTCATGTGCCTGCTGTGGGCCGAGATGGGGGCCGTCGACGTGGCCTTCACCGAGGCGACGGTGGGCGCCGGCGTCAGCACCATTTTGTTCATCGCCGCCATTTTGCGCACCAGTCGAAGGAGTAAGGATTGA
- the mbhE gene encoding hydrogen gas-evolving membrane-bound hydrogenase subunit E — MKLLAFFATLLTGAILLYGTGEFPAWGDPESPANAHVSVGYIEEAVKTTHTPNLVTAVLGDYRGYDTMFELVVIYCAGMAVIGVLRSMKA, encoded by the coding sequence TTGAAGCTGCTCGCTTTTTTCGCCACGCTGCTGACCGGCGCCATCCTGCTCTACGGCACCGGCGAGTTTCCCGCCTGGGGTGATCCTGAATCGCCGGCCAACGCCCATGTGTCCGTGGGCTATATCGAGGAGGCGGTCAAGACCACCCACACCCCCAATCTGGTCACCGCCGTGCTGGGCGATTACCGCGGCTACGACACCATGTTCGAACTGGTGGTCATCTACTGCGCCGGCATGGCCGTCATCGGCGTTCTGCGGAGCATGAAGGCATGA
- a CDS encoding Na(+)/H(+) antiporter subunit B, which translates to MKILQERARGGAMGEDLILRTSVSLLAPFIQLFSLYVLAHGHYSPGGGFQGGVLLGASFILMALAFDLKHSMQLFPLRANLIAGNIGALIFVGIGVICALLGGYFLDYAAFAKVIPMAVPDWRSLGILLVEVGVGLGVASIMLSLYWDLASGGHLEEGL; encoded by the coding sequence ATGAAGATCCTGCAAGAGCGCGCCCGCGGCGGCGCCATGGGCGAAGATCTGATCCTGCGCACCTCGGTGAGCCTGCTGGCGCCCTTCATCCAGTTGTTCTCCCTCTATGTGCTGGCCCATGGGCATTACAGCCCGGGCGGCGGTTTTCAGGGGGGCGTGCTGCTCGGCGCCTCCTTCATCCTCATGGCCCTGGCCTTTGATCTGAAGCATTCCATGCAGCTTTTTCCCCTGCGCGCCAATCTCATCGCCGGCAATATCGGCGCCTTGATCTTCGTCGGTATCGGCGTCATCTGCGCCCTGCTCGGTGGGTATTTTCTCGACTATGCCGCCTTCGCCAAGGTGATCCCCATGGCGGTGCCCGATTGGCGCTCCCTGGGCATTCTGCTGGTCGAGGTCGGTGTGGGCCTCGGCGTGGCGAGCATCATGCTCTCGCTGTACTGGGATCTGGCCTCGGGCGGACATCTGGAGGAGGGTCTCTGA
- a CDS encoding cation:proton antiporter subunit C — MEGLLGEIVAKYNYWIYVVLMMIGFYAMIGKRNLVKKLIGMNIFQTAIILFFVSTGVKRDAGLAIVDKELALAGAIDVATVVNPLPHVLMLTAIVVGVSVTGVALAVMQRIHREHGTLEEDEILEKIGR; from the coding sequence ATGGAGGGTCTGCTCGGCGAAATCGTCGCCAAGTACAATTACTGGATCTACGTGGTGCTGATGATGATCGGTTTCTACGCCATGATCGGCAAGCGCAATCTGGTGAAGAAGCTCATCGGCATGAACATCTTTCAGACCGCCATCATCCTGTTCTTCGTCTCCACCGGCGTCAAGCGCGACGCCGGATTGGCCATCGTCGACAAGGAATTGGCCCTGGCCGGCGCCATCGACGTGGCCACGGTGGTCAATCCCCTGCCCCATGTGCTGATGCTTACCGCCATCGTCGTCGGCGTGAGCGTCACCGGGGTGGCCCTGGCGGTGATGCAGCGCATCCATCGCGAGCACGGCACCCTGGAAGAAGATGAAATCCTGGAGAAGATCGGGCGATGA
- a CDS encoding complex I subunit 5 family protein, which produces MISGNFLAYAIAAPLVMAFVVNLVGRARGYLVAPLALLSLGVSTLCSLLLLARVLREGPESYTMGGWQPPWGIELVVDPLSGLMLVLVAAIALIATWSAGASVRQEMEGREHVFFTLYLILVSGLLALTVTGDAFNLYVMLEITAITTYGLIAMGRERAALASFNYIIMGTIGACFYLLGVGYLYILTGSLNMADIGRILPELYGGAAVATAFAFMLVGMWVKMAFFPLHGWLPNAYTYAPSGTSVLIAPLMTKVSVYLMIRIMFTIFSPEYTFFQHAGVQHLIVWASALAIIVASSLALAQTEFKKMLTYIIVAEVGYMVGGVWLANEPGMTGAVLHIVNDALMTLCLFLAASAVVFRQGSCRFEDFRGLYRTMPLTMAAFTVGAFSMIGVPPTAGFFSKWYLILGGIEAGQWAYVAALVFSSLVNAVLFFRIIEIAFFNGEDEHGHGHHGAPLRHEAPGALVQPLVLTAVALIVVGLASGVLVDSIIRPALQWLQ; this is translated from the coding sequence ATGATCAGCGGCAACTTCCTCGCATACGCCATCGCCGCGCCCCTGGTCATGGCCTTTGTCGTCAATTTGGTGGGCCGGGCGCGCGGCTACCTGGTGGCGCCCCTGGCCCTGCTGTCCCTGGGCGTTTCGACCCTTTGCTCCCTGCTGTTGCTGGCGCGGGTGCTGCGCGAGGGCCCGGAGAGCTACACCATGGGCGGCTGGCAGCCCCCCTGGGGCATCGAGCTGGTGGTCGATCCCCTGTCGGGGCTGATGCTGGTGCTGGTGGCCGCCATCGCGCTCATCGCCACCTGGTCGGCGGGCGCCAGCGTGCGCCAGGAGATGGAGGGGCGCGAGCACGTCTTTTTCACCCTCTATCTGATTCTGGTCTCGGGCCTGCTCGCCCTGACCGTGACCGGCGATGCCTTCAACCTCTACGTGATGCTGGAGATCACCGCCATCACCACCTACGGCCTGATCGCCATGGGCCGCGAACGCGCGGCGCTGGCCAGTTTCAACTACATCATCATGGGCACCATCGGCGCCTGCTTCTATCTGCTCGGCGTCGGCTATCTCTATATTCTCACGGGCTCGCTCAACATGGCCGACATCGGCCGCATCCTGCCCGAACTCTACGGCGGCGCGGCGGTTGCCACGGCCTTTGCCTTCATGCTGGTGGGCATGTGGGTGAAGATGGCCTTCTTTCCCCTGCACGGCTGGCTGCCCAACGCCTACACCTATGCTCCCTCGGGCACCAGCGTGCTCATAGCGCCGCTCATGACCAAAGTCTCGGTGTACCTGATGATCCGCATCATGTTCACCATTTTTTCTCCCGAATACACCTTTTTCCAGCACGCCGGGGTTCAGCATCTCATCGTCTGGGCCTCGGCCCTGGCCATCATTGTCGCCTCCTCCCTGGCCCTGGCCCAGACCGAATTCAAGAAGATGCTCACCTACATCATCGTCGCCGAGGTCGGCTACATGGTGGGTGGGGTGTGGCTGGCCAACGAGCCGGGCATGACCGGGGCGGTGCTGCACATCGTCAATGACGCGCTGATGACCCTGTGTCTGTTCCTGGCGGCCTCGGCGGTGGTGTTTCGCCAGGGCAGCTGCCGCTTCGAGGATTTTCGCGGCCTCTACCGCACCATGCCCCTGACCATGGCGGCCTTTACCGTGGGCGCCTTCTCCATGATCGGCGTGCCGCCCACGGCCGGCTTTTTCAGCAAGTGGTATCTGATCCTGGGCGGCATCGAGGCCGGCCAGTGGGCCTATGTGGCGGCCCTGGTGTTCAGCTCGTTGGTCAACGCGGTGCTGTTTTTCCGCATCATCGAGATCGCCTTTTTCAACGGCGAGGACGAGCACGGCCACGGCCATCACGGCGCCCCCTTGCGCCACGAGGCGCCGGGCGCCCTGGTGCAGCCCCTGGTGCTGACCGCCGTGGCCCTGATCGTCGTGGGGCTGGCGTCCGGGGTCCTGGTGGACTCGATCATCCGTCCGGCGCTGCAATGGCTGCAATGA
- a CDS encoding monovalent cation/H+ antiporter subunit D family protein, protein MDFHPSIWPLAAVLISLLGALPIMLSSRNPNLREGWTLIIAVGKFLIVASMLPSVLAGGGFVFTLAEVFPGVPIQLRVDPMGMFFALIASFLWIFTSLYSIGYMRALDEHGQTRYFASFAVAISATIGIAFAANLFTLYLFYEVLSLSTYPLVAHEQNAEARTSGRRYLSLILGTSIGLALPAMLVVYSLAGTLDFTTGGILAATGASPSTLALLLALFVFGFAKAGIMPFHAWLPAAMVAPTPVSSFLHGVAVVKAGVFSIVRVLVDIFGIDLLSSLNLGAPLAYFVCITILAASLVALTQDNLKRRLAYSTVGQLSYMVLGVALLSASGVTGGVLHIAMHAFGKITLFFCAGAIYVASHKKYISQMDGLGRSMPITFGAFFLGAMSIIGLPPLGGFISKWYLVIGAVQANQLPILLVLLTSSLLNAAYFLPIVYRAFFAPPPADAPAGIQEAPLFCLVPLVVTALCSLILFFYPTIFLRLAQAAVLP, encoded by the coding sequence ATGGATTTTCATCCTTCCATCTGGCCGCTGGCCGCCGTTCTCATCTCCCTGCTGGGTGCGCTGCCGATCATGCTGTCGTCGCGCAATCCCAACCTGCGGGAAGGCTGGACGCTGATCATCGCCGTCGGCAAGTTCCTCATCGTCGCCTCCATGCTGCCCAGCGTGCTGGCCGGCGGCGGCTTCGTCTTCACCCTGGCCGAGGTCTTTCCCGGGGTACCCATCCAGTTGCGCGTCGATCCCATGGGCATGTTCTTCGCCCTGATCGCCTCGTTCTTGTGGATTTTCACCTCCCTGTACTCCATCGGCTACATGCGGGCTCTCGACGAGCACGGCCAGACCCGCTATTTCGCTTCCTTCGCCGTGGCCATTTCGGCGACCATCGGCATCGCCTTCGCCGCAAATCTCTTCACCCTGTACCTGTTCTACGAGGTGCTCTCCCTCTCCACCTATCCCCTGGTGGCCCATGAGCAGAACGCCGAGGCGCGCACCTCGGGGCGGCGTTATCTGTCCCTGATCCTCGGCACCTCCATCGGCCTGGCGCTGCCCGCCATGCTGGTGGTCTATTCCCTGGCCGGAACCCTGGATTTCACCACCGGCGGCATCCTCGCCGCGACCGGTGCTTCGCCCTCCACCCTCGCGCTGCTGCTGGCGCTCTTCGTGTTCGGCTTCGCCAAGGCGGGCATCATGCCCTTTCATGCCTGGCTGCCTGCGGCCATGGTGGCGCCGACTCCCGTGAGCTCCTTTCTGCACGGCGTGGCGGTGGTCAAGGCAGGGGTGTTCTCCATCGTGCGCGTGCTGGTGGATATCTTCGGCATCGATTTGCTTTCGTCCCTGAACCTGGGCGCGCCCCTGGCCTATTTCGTGTGCATCACCATCCTGGCCGCCTCCCTGGTCGCGCTGACCCAGGACAACCTGAAACGGCGGCTGGCCTATTCCACCGTCGGCCAGCTCTCCTACATGGTGCTCGGCGTGGCGCTGCTCTCTGCTTCGGGCGTGACCGGCGGGGTGCTGCACATCGCCATGCACGCCTTCGGCAAGATCACCCTGTTCTTCTGCGCCGGGGCGATCTATGTGGCGAGCCACAAGAAATACATCAGCCAGATGGACGGACTCGGGCGCTCCATGCCCATCACCTTCGGCGCCTTTTTCCTGGGGGCGATGAGCATCATCGGCCTGCCGCCCCTGGGCGGTTTCATCAGCAAGTGGTATCTGGTGATCGGCGCGGTGCAGGCGAATCAGCTGCCCATTCTGTTGGTGCTGCTGACCAGTTCGCTGCTCAATGCGGCCTATTTTCTGCCCATCGTCTACCGCGCCTTTTTCGCGCCGCCGCCCGCCGATGCGCCGGCCGGCATCCAGGAGGCGCCGCTCTTCTGTCTGGTGCCTCTGGTGGTGACGGCGCTGTGTTCCCTGATCCTGTTTTTCTATCCCACGATTTTCCTGCGTCTGGCGCAGGCGGCGGTGCTGCCTTGA
- a CDS encoding Na(+)/H(+) antiporter subunit D, which translates to MIEWLHPSLVFFAAALALPLCPPVVRRVVLPATPLLAFALLWSLSPQASLPYQLFGFELNLLRADGLSRAFGVVFTLNALAAFLFALTRGSLGQHCAALVYIGASLGAVLAADLISLYLFWEVMAVASTFIILARRTPQSFAAGLRYILVHLFGGLCLLAGMLLHLAQGGGVEFALLAHGGAAAWLILLGFLVNVAAFPLSAWLSDAYPQATATGAVFLTAYTTKTAVYALVRGFAGWEVLIAVGAVMALFGVIYALLENEMRRMLAFALISQNGIMVAGVGVGSALALNGAVAYAMVCILYMGLLWMSAGAVEEQTGRSRLSELGGLRQGMPWTFAFALVGALTIASVPGLGGFVSKPMILKGAAYGGYYWGWLALELAAAGVVLHAALRYPLEVFFGPPPTKPAADPPPSMLAAMGLLAAACLGLGLFPQALYALLPYEADFVPYKFEQVLNQLQLLAGAALVYLLARPWLRPAAGLSLDTDWFYRRGGQAFYRLAEGLFNNLNAWGERYFLRRLPEQLTRFFSLPGVHLQRLVWLPLLQMRGKTGAALEQEAEFLVRRSRHGSYPVGGGVLLSVLFIALMSFLFFFF; encoded by the coding sequence ATGATTGAGTGGCTGCATCCGTCCCTGGTGTTTTTCGCGGCGGCCCTGGCGTTGCCCCTGTGTCCGCCGGTGGTGCGCCGCGTGGTGCTGCCGGCGACGCCGCTGCTCGCCTTTGCCCTGCTGTGGTCACTCTCGCCTCAGGCGAGCCTGCCCTATCAGCTCTTTGGTTTTGAGCTCAATCTGCTGCGCGCCGATGGTCTCTCCCGCGCCTTCGGCGTGGTCTTTACCCTCAACGCCCTGGCCGCTTTTCTCTTCGCCCTGACCCGCGGCTCCCTGGGGCAGCACTGCGCGGCCCTCGTCTATATCGGCGCGAGTCTGGGCGCGGTGCTGGCCGCGGATCTCATCAGTCTCTATCTGTTCTGGGAAGTGATGGCGGTGGCCTCGACCTTCATCATACTTGCCCGCCGCACTCCGCAAAGCTTCGCCGCCGGTTTGCGCTATATTCTGGTGCATCTGTTCGGCGGCTTGTGCCTGCTGGCCGGCATGCTGCTGCATCTGGCGCAGGGCGGCGGCGTTGAATTCGCTCTGTTGGCCCATGGCGGCGCCGCCGCCTGGCTGATCCTGCTCGGTTTTCTGGTCAACGTGGCGGCCTTTCCCTTATCCGCCTGGCTCTCCGACGCCTATCCCCAGGCCACGGCCACCGGTGCGGTGTTCCTCACCGCCTACACCACCAAGACCGCCGTTTACGCCCTGGTGCGCGGTTTCGCCGGCTGGGAGGTGCTGATCGCCGTGGGCGCGGTCATGGCCCTTTTCGGGGTCATTTACGCGCTGCTGGAAAACGAGATGCGGCGCATGCTGGCCTTTGCCCTCATCAGCCAAAACGGCATCATGGTCGCGGGGGTCGGCGTCGGCTCGGCCCTGGCCCTCAACGGCGCGGTGGCCTACGCCATGGTGTGTATTCTCTATATGGGATTGCTCTGGATGAGCGCCGGTGCGGTAGAAGAGCAGACCGGCCGCTCGCGCCTGAGCGAACTCGGCGGCCTGCGCCAGGGCATGCCCTGGACCTTTGCCTTTGCCCTGGTGGGTGCTCTGACCATCGCCTCGGTGCCGGGGCTGGGCGGCTTTGTCAGCAAGCCGATGATTCTCAAGGGCGCGGCCTACGGCGGTTATTACTGGGGCTGGCTGGCCCTGGAGCTGGCGGCGGCCGGGGTGGTGCTGCACGCCGCCCTGCGTTATCCGCTTGAAGTGTTTTTCGGCCCACCGCCGACCAAGCCCGCCGCCGATCCGCCGCCGTCGATGCTCGCCGCCATGGGGTTGCTGGCCGCCGCCTGCCTCGGGTTGGGGCTCTTTCCGCAGGCGCTCTACGCGCTTTTGCCCTATGAGGCGGACTTTGTCCCCTACAAATTCGAGCAGGTGCTCAATCAGCTGCAGCTGCTGGCCGGCGCCGCCCTCGTTTATCTGTTGGCGCGCCCCTGGTTGCGCCCCGCCGCCGGGCTCAGTCTCGATACGGACTGGTTCTACCGGCGCGGCGGCCAGGCCTTCTACCGTCTGGCCGAGGGGCTGTTCAACAACCTCAACGCCTGGGGCGAACGCTATTTCCTGCGGCGCCTGCCCGAGCAGCTGACCCGCTTTTTCTCCCTGCCCGGGGTGCACCTTCAGCGCCTGGTGTGGCTGCCTCTCCTGCAGATGCGCGGCAAGACCGGCGCCGCCCTGGAGCAGGAAGCGGAATTTCTCGTGCGCCGCAGCCGGCACGGCAGCTACCCGGTGGGCGGCGGCGTGCTGCTGTCGGTGCTCTTCATCGCCCTGATGTCTTTTTTGTTTTTCTTTTTCTAG
- a CDS encoding universal stress protein translates to MPNILLALDCSPHSRRAAEYVAQLAPHLPDCRLSLLVVCTGIPYSAQAAAAQVEGEVHGDQDHHQERQEIDAFLADIEQLLIRAGFPAARLERRIKPLGRGVVQDILDEAAAAQCDTLVVGRRGVSKMRALLLGSVSAELVRQASGRTVWVVE, encoded by the coding sequence ATGCCCAATATCCTGCTCGCCCTCGACTGTTCGCCCCATTCGCGCCGCGCCGCGGAATATGTCGCGCAGCTTGCGCCCCATTTGCCCGACTGTCGCCTGAGCCTGCTGGTGGTGTGCACCGGCATTCCCTATTCGGCCCAGGCCGCCGCCGCGCAGGTCGAAGGCGAGGTGCACGGCGACCAGGACCATCATCAGGAGCGTCAGGAGATCGATGCTTTTCTCGCGGACATCGAGCAGTTGCTGATCCGGGCGGGATTTCCCGCCGCCCGTCTGGAGCGGCGCATCAAACCCCTGGGCCGGGGCGTGGTGCAGGATATCCTCGACGAAGCCGCCGCCGCCCAGTGCGATACCCTGGTGGTGGGGCGTCGCGGAGTGTCCAAGATGCGCGCCCTGCTGCTCGGCAGCGTGTCCGCCGAACTGGTGCGGCAGGCGTCCGGCCGCACGGTGTGGGTGGTGGAGTAA
- the hemW gene encoding radical SAM family heme chaperone HemW: MSALYLHVPFCRRKCPYCDFFSQEPTEAQLAEYPSLLIRHLRLAARQAWVPGPLATVFFGGGTPSLLPPAAIGAILAAADAGFGLAADVEITLEANPGTLTAESLRGYRAAGINRLSLGVQSLDARHLQSLGRLHGPGEARRAVDWARRAGFAALSLDLIFALPEQSLDQLAEEIAAYLALSPEHLSCYGLSIEDDTPFAQRHRQGLLRLPDEDLYAAAFLLLHERLEAAGYRHYEISNYARPGHESRHNQVYWRRGAYLGLGAGAHSFRDRGWGERWAVPADLAAYRLDLQAGRDPARLLETFDAHGALVETLYLGLRTRSGVAEADLRARFGRGLREAFPAAPRRCAPHLEFSQGRWRFTPRGWLLYDHLISAFL; encoded by the coding sequence ATGAGTGCACTGTATCTGCACGTACCCTTCTGTCGCCGCAAGTGTCCTTACTGCGATTTCTTCTCCCAGGAACCCACCGAGGCCCAACTGGCTGAGTATCCCTCGCTTCTCATCCGGCACCTGCGTCTGGCCGCCCGCCAGGCATGGGTGCCGGGTCCCTTGGCCACGGTGTTTTTCGGCGGCGGAACGCCCTCCTTGTTGCCTCCGGCAGCCATCGGCGCCATTCTTGCCGCGGCCGATGCCGGTTTCGGTCTGGCCGCCGATGTGGAAATCACCCTGGAAGCCAACCCCGGCACCCTGACGGCGGAGAGTCTGCGCGGCTATCGCGCGGCCGGGATCAATCGCCTCTCCCTCGGCGTGCAGTCCCTTGACGCCCGGCATCTGCAATCCCTCGGCCGCCTGCACGGTCCCGGGGAAGCGCGCCGGGCGGTGGACTGGGCGCGCCGCGCCGGCTTTGCCGCTCTCTCCCTCGATCTCATTTTCGCCCTGCCCGAGCAAAGTCTCGACCAGTTGGCGGAGGAGATCGCCGCCTACCTCGCGCTCTCGCCCGAGCATCTGTCCTGCTACGGCCTGAGCATCGAGGACGATACCCCTTTTGCCCAGCGTCATCGTCAGGGCCTTTTGCGCCTGCCCGACGAGGATCTGTACGCCGCCGCTTTTTTGCTGTTGCACGAGCGCCTGGAGGCGGCAGGCTACCGCCATTACGAGATTTCCAACTACGCACGCCCCGGCCACGAATCGCGCCACAATCAGGTCTACTGGCGGCGCGGCGCCTATCTGGGCCTGGGCGCGGGCGCCCATTCCTTTCGCGATCGCGGCTGGGGGGAACGCTGGGCGGTGCCTGCGGACCTGGCCGCCTACCGCCTTGACCTGCAAGCCGGACGCGATCCCGCGCGCCTGCTCGAAACCTTTGATGCGCACGGCGCCCTGGTGGAAACCTTGTACTTGGGGCTGCGCACCCGATCCGGGGTGGCCGAGGCGGATCTGCGGGCGCGTTTCGGTCGCGGGTTGCGCGAGGCCTTTCCCGCTGCGCCGCGACGCTGCGCCCCCCACCTCGAATTCTCCCAGGGGCGCTGGCGCTTCACGCCCCGGGGTTGGCTGCTCTACGATCATCTCATCAGCGCCTTTTTGTAA
- the hrcA gene encoding heat-inducible transcriptional repressor HrcA — translation MSAALNERSRKILEAIIEDHIASAEPVGSRSITRRHGLGLSPATVRNVMSDLEEMGYLVAPHTSAGRIPTEKGYRFYIDSLLRIRALSPQQKERIRRYYRRRGLRADELLREAGRVLSTLSHYTGIVMAPQFTTSVFRHIEFVRLSQGRILVIFVAENGLVQNKIIESGEDLAQHDLEQMHNYLNRAYAGLPLAEVKKRLLREMSQDKALYDRLLSRSMRLFQAALTGEESRELFIEGFSRMLEQPEFSDLERMKRLFKAFEQKSLLVEFLDKCQSSQGVQIFIGSETEYREIDGCSLITARYSSAGGTIGTLGVIGPTRMAYSQVIPIVDYTAQLMSQLLESDLE, via the coding sequence ATGAGCGCAGCCCTCAACGAGCGCAGCCGAAAAATTCTCGAGGCCATCATCGAGGATCACATCGCCTCGGCGGAACCCGTGGGGTCGCGCAGCATCACCCGCCGTCACGGCCTGGGCCTGTCGCCGGCCACGGTGCGCAACGTCATGTCCGATCTGGAGGAGATGGGCTATCTGGTGGCGCCGCACACCTCGGCGGGCCGTATTCCCACCGAAAAGGGCTATCGCTTCTACATCGATTCGCTGCTGCGCATCCGCGCCCTCAGCCCCCAGCAAAAGGAGCGCATCCGGCGCTATTACCGGCGGCGCGGCCTGCGCGCCGATGAACTGCTGCGCGAGGCCGGGCGGGTTCTGAGCACCCTGTCCCATTACACCGGCATCGTCATGGCTCCCCAGTTCACCACCTCGGTGTTTCGCCACATCGAGTTCGTGCGCCTTTCCCAGGGACGCATCCTGGTCATCTTCGTCGCCGAAAACGGGCTGGTGCAGAACAAAATCATCGAAAGCGGCGAGGATCTCGCCCAGCACGATCTGGAGCAGATGCACAACTACCTCAACCGCGCCTACGCCGGACTGCCCCTGGCCGAGGTAAAAAAGCGCCTGCTGCGCGAGATGTCCCAGGACAAGGCGCTCTACGACCGTTTGCTGAGTCGCTCCATGCGGTTGTTTCAGGCCGCCCTCACGGGCGAGGAGAGTCGTGAGCTGTTCATCGAGGGGTTCAGCCGCATGCTCGAGCAGCCCGAGTTCAGCGATCTGGAACGCATGAAGCGCCTGTTCAAGGCCTTTGAGCAGAAGAGTCTGCTGGTGGAGTTTCTCGACAAATGCCAAAGCAGCCAGGGCGTGCAGATCTTCATCGGCAGCGAAACGGAGTACCGCGAGATCGATGGGTGCAGCCTGATCACCGCCCGTTACAGCAGCGCAGGCGGCACCATCGGCACCCTGGGCGTCATCGGTCCGACGCGCATGGCCTATTCCCAGGTCATTCCCATTGTCGACTATACCGCCCAGCTGATGAGCCAGTTGCTCGAATCCGATCTGGAATAG